In Roseiconus lacunae, the DNA window AAAGACTTGCATCCGGGGGAAACGCTGCGATCGTTCGTCCGAGATTTCGTAAGTGACTGGGATGACGCAAACGCTCGTGTCGGGGATCGATTTCGAAACTCAGTTTCGAACCTCCGGAATTATCTCCAGGAGTTACGGCGGTGGTTGGAACACTGGGAGATGGAAGCTGACATCGATCGTGAATCCAACTCGCGGCGAGTGCTGGACTTTGTCGTCGACGTTGACCAGGAAATCTATCCTAAGTTTGCCGACTTGAACGGGGAGTTCGAGGAGGCAACGCGAGAGGTGCCGCGTAAAGATGCGCCTTTCCATCGCGCGTTGGCCCAGCGTGAATTGCATCCGCTGTTAATGGTGTCACCCTTCATGAATCGGGCGTTCAACAAACCGCTCGGCTATGCCGGTGACTTTGAAATGGTGCGGATGATGCTCAATGATCCCTGGGAGGGGACGAACACCTACGCGAAGCTCGTTAATGCTTCGGCCCTTCGTCATGACGCGCCGGCCGCGCACCGCAACCGGATCGAGTTGCTGGAAAAAGCGATCACCCGTGAGACGAAATACGCGTTGGCAACGCGATCGGGCTTCTTAGCAAGCCCGAACGTGCAGGCCGGCGATGTCCAGCCTCTGCCCGGGCGCGTGCAGATTCTCAATATCGGTTGTGGACCGGCTGAAGAAGTCGCGCGATTCATGCACCACGATTCTGTCTCAGAGAAGGCTGACTTTCGACTCGTCGACTTTAATCGCGAAACGCTCGACCATGTTGAAGCAAACTTGCTTCCAAAGGCTCGACGGGTCCGACCGGAAATGAAGTTGGTCACCGAACAGCGCAGTGTGCACGAGATCTTGAAGATGTCACAAGAATCCGGGCACGAAAACGCGTTCAAGCAAAAATACGACATGGTCTACTGCGCTGGATTATTTGACTATTTACGTGACGCGACGTGCGGATTTTTACTGGAGCTTTTCTACGAGTGGGTGCATCCCGGTGGACTCGTGTTGGTGACCAACGTGACTCCCAACCATTCATCGGTCGCGATGATGGGGATGGTGCTCGACTGGAATTTGGAATTGCGAAACCAGCAGGAGATGAAGGAACTTGCGCCACAACTGGGGGGGCAGGAAACGTACGTCGATGACACCGGCGTGAATGTATTCCTTGAAATACGGAAGCCCTCTGAATGAACGAAGCTACTACGCGTCGTGATTATGGCTCTCCGGATGATCATGAAGCGTTTGTCATGTCCGAGCGACAGCATCGCTGCTACTGGGCGGACATCGGTCTGTCCTTGGGAGCGATACTGATGCCAGCAGGTGCGATCTTGGACTGGTTTCTTTATCCAGACGCGTTCGTTCATCTGCTTGCCGGACGTTTGATCGCAACGGTTTTCTTAGTCGCCGGACTATTGACCCGACAACTCTGGTCGGCCGGCAAATTGTTTTCGCCGGTCAGCTTCTTGTTGGTATTTATCCCAGGCGCTTTCATGTGCTGGATGATGTATGCGACCGATGCGGGGCAGTCCCGATACTATTTCGGGTTGATCCTGCTCATGATCATCGTGCAGATGTTGGGCTTTAGTGCCACCGAAGCGCTGGTTTGCTGCTTGTCATTGATCACCGTTTATGTGGGGACGTTGGTAATGGCTGACGGCGTGTCGGTGTTATCAACCGACGCGGCAATTGAGGGTTGCTTTTTTCTATCGGTTTGTACCGCAGCGTGTGTCACCGTCTGTTACACCTACCGCAAAAATCGCTTCGAAGCCTACTGTTTGAATCAGGACCTGGTCGAAAAAGAACGCCAGCGGCGGGAATCCATTTTGCAATTGCGTGATACCGAGCAGCAACTCGTCCACAGCGAAAAGATGCGAGCGATCGCCGGAGTTGCGGCCGGCTTATTGCATGAAATTAACAACCCGGTGAACTATTCATTGATGGCGATCAAGGTGCTGAGGAAGCGACTTGCTAAGGGCAAGGATCCCAGCGAAATGATCGCCGACATCGAAGAAGGTGTGACTCGAATAAGCCACATCGTCACCGACCTACGTTCATTCGCCCACCCCGAGCAACTGGCCGTCCGAACCGACTTTGTTTTGATCGACGCAGTCACGACGGCGATTCGTTTTCTAACTCATGAGCTTCCTGATGGGCGAGTCAAACTTGACGAGGCATCGCTGCGAGCGACCGTTAGCGGAGCGCAAAGCCAAATTGTCCAAGTGTTGCTGAATTTAATTCACAACGGCGAGCGTGCGATTCGAGACTTTCAATCGTCTCAACAGGAACACGCAGCGGAAAGGCAAGGAAGCGAATCCGATGCGACAAATCGCCGTCGACATATCCACGTTTCCGCCGTCTGCCACGACGATCATGTCACCGTGACCGTCGCCGACGAGGGGATTGGGATGGATGAATCGCAGATCGCGCAAGCCACGCAGCCGTACTTCACGACCCGAACGGGGGAAGGATTGGGGCTGGGACTAGGAATTTGCGACACAATCGTTCAAGCGCACGGCAGTTCTATTCAAATCACGAGTACACCTGGACAGGGAACCAGGGTAGAATTCGAACTACCGCTGGCAACCGATTCACGATCGCCTGCGGCCTTATCAAAACAAGCAGTGTCGGGAATCCCTCCCGGGTCTTCGCTGGCTTCGACGCAAAATAGCTGAACACTTCAGTTGTAGGCCCCTTTCTTAGCCGACAATTGATTCTTCAGGGCATGAATTCGGCGCGGTGGTGGTTTCTGATCCTACGCCTTCTGGGCTACGGCAAAATGTATCCGCGTCATAAATGCTGTGACGTTGCCTACTTTCTTGATAATACACTGCCCGATTAGACGCCACTTTACACTTCGTCAAATTGCACCACGTTATGAACAACATGCTGCCAACCGATCAAAAGGTGGTTCTTTATGTCGACGATGAAACAACCGCGTTGAAATACTTCGAGCAGTTGTTTGGCGATGATTTTCAAATCGAAACAGCCGCTAACGGTGAAGACGGTTGGACCTTTATCGAACAGCACGCCGAAAGAATCGCCGTGTTAGTCACCGATCAACGAATGGGGGAAGTCAGTGGTGTCGATTTGATGGAGCGTGTCCAACATCGCTATCCACAAATTGTTCGAATTTTGGTTACCGCGTACACGCAGCTTGACTACGCAGTGCAAGCGGTCAACGAAGGCGGCGCGTTTCGTTATCTGACCAAGCCGATTGACGAAGGCGAAATGATTGGGACGCTAAAACGTGCTTTTGATTTTCATGACCTGATCGTACAGCGTGAAAAGCTGTTGAAAGAAAAGCTAAGTGTGTTTCATCGCCTTATCGTGATGGATCGCGTTCGAGGGTTGGCGACCGCGGTCACCGCATTCGGTAGTCAGCTACGTGACTCGTGGGGGGCCTTCGAAAGCTACATGCAGCAATCGCCGATCGAACATCGACTCAAGGTCCAGATGGCCGACTTGGCCGAATTGAACGTTGCCGCGATCGCAAAAAACGAAGCCTTGCAGATGGTCACAACGGTCGATCAATTGCTTCAAGAGACGACTCTCTGTTCGAGCGGCTGGCAAGAGTCGGTCGACTTGGTCCAGGCCATACAGACCGTCGCGGAACGAAGCGCTAGGGAAATGTTTGACGATGACTTAGATTTGGCCGTCGTCGCGGATGGCACTTTTTGCATCGAATCCGATCCAGGGATGCTGCAAAAGTTGGTCGAAATTATGATTCGCCGAATGGCCGACGTCCAAGATCAGCCAACCAAACTAACCCTGACGGTCACACCGCGCGGTGATGAAGTTGCCCTCGATTTGAAGGGCATGTTTCGTTCGCTCGATGAGGATCAGCTTGCGTCATTTTTTTCGGCCGTGATCCCGATTCGCCAATGGCCCATCGGTATGGATATGGATTTGATGAGCACGTTCTTATTGACCCATCATCTTGGTGGTCGTGTGCGTATCGAACCTCACCCGCCATCGGGACCTGCCATCCGCGTCACACTACCGCGAACGCGAGCCCAAGCATTGACAGAGGATCGTCGGATCACCGCTGAGTCGTTCGATAAGGTCTATCGATCACTTGAAACTTGGATCGATGAAAGCAGCGAACTGATGCAACGCTAATCAGGTATGCCGTATCGCATGGCGGGGGGCTCTTCACGAATTCATGACCCACCGGGCTCCTGCTTATCGATCGGTATGTTTGGTCTGAGGCCCGAACCGTTCAACCAGTCGTTCCGATGCGAATTGCATCAACACGACGGCGAGAAGGACATTCGCAAATACGGTTGCCAACAGTGAGAACGCACTAAATCCAAGTAGGCCGGCGATCGAAGCCAATGCAAAACAGATAAACGTTGCTCCAAGCATGTTTCATTCCTCATCATTCGGTGGTAAGTAGATTCCATCTTCGACGCTGCCGGAAGCGAATGATGTGCCATAGCATTGCCCTGAAAAATACTCACGGACGCCCGGGATTTTTACACCGCGTCATGAACTCGCCTGGGTGACGAATCTTCCGTTAACCAGTTTTGATTTTCGCATTGCGAGTGGCAGGTTCAATCACCTGCTGCATCTTTGATCACATCTCGCGCAGAAGTCGCGCAATCCTTGGGCAAGCTTGTGTAGCACGGTATTTGCCGGTGATTTTCCTACACAATTGCTGGGGGATTGTTCGTGGTTCTGTTTCAGGGGCGATGGCAATTCTGTGTTAGTGGGGGCTCGTTGTCCCTTGTCGGTGATTGTGTTCAGGAATCACAACGGTGTTCTGATCACCTTTGAGAATTTAGCAATGGGCTGCATTTATCGGGAACTCCGGGGGGATCCAGATGCTAAACCCAAAGACTCGTGTTTACCTGCTTAGAGGACTATTTAAAGTCGATTCGCTTACGATGGCGGCCTTCACCCAAAATCCCATACTCCCATTCCGCAGCGACGGTCGCATCGCCATCGCCGAATTCGCGGATCAGCCAGCCACGTTTGACGGCGGGAGAATTCGACGGAGGCACGCGACGTCGCTGCTCGATTCGCTGTGGATCGATCAACACGAGGGCTGGATTAGATGCGGCGAGCTTCTGGTAGTAACCTTCCGGAGAGAGTTCGTGGTACCGCAAGTCGGCTTTCTTTTTCGCGATCCATTGCGCGCCCGGGCCCAGCTGAT includes these proteins:
- a CDS encoding ATP-binding protein, producing the protein MNEATTRRDYGSPDDHEAFVMSERQHRCYWADIGLSLGAILMPAGAILDWFLYPDAFVHLLAGRLIATVFLVAGLLTRQLWSAGKLFSPVSFLLVFIPGAFMCWMMYATDAGQSRYYFGLILLMIIVQMLGFSATEALVCCLSLITVYVGTLVMADGVSVLSTDAAIEGCFFLSVCTAACVTVCYTYRKNRFEAYCLNQDLVEKERQRRESILQLRDTEQQLVHSEKMRAIAGVAAGLLHEINNPVNYSLMAIKVLRKRLAKGKDPSEMIADIEEGVTRISHIVTDLRSFAHPEQLAVRTDFVLIDAVTTAIRFLTHELPDGRVKLDEASLRATVSGAQSQIVQVLLNLIHNGERAIRDFQSSQQEHAAERQGSESDATNRRRHIHVSAVCHDDHVTVTVADEGIGMDESQIAQATQPYFTTRTGEGLGLGLGICDTIVQAHGSSIQITSTPGQGTRVEFELPLATDSRSPAALSKQAVSGIPPGSSLASTQNS
- a CDS encoding response regulator, which encodes MNNMLPTDQKVVLYVDDETTALKYFEQLFGDDFQIETAANGEDGWTFIEQHAERIAVLVTDQRMGEVSGVDLMERVQHRYPQIVRILVTAYTQLDYAVQAVNEGGAFRYLTKPIDEGEMIGTLKRAFDFHDLIVQREKLLKEKLSVFHRLIVMDRVRGLATAVTAFGSQLRDSWGAFESYMQQSPIEHRLKVQMADLAELNVAAIAKNEALQMVTTVDQLLQETTLCSSGWQESVDLVQAIQTVAERSAREMFDDDLDLAVVADGTFCIESDPGMLQKLVEIMIRRMADVQDQPTKLTLTVTPRGDEVALDLKGMFRSLDEDQLASFFSAVIPIRQWPIGMDMDLMSTFLLTHHLGGRVRIEPHPPSGPAIRVTLPRTRAQALTEDRRITAESFDKVYRSLETWIDESSELMQR
- a CDS encoding methyltransferase domain-containing protein, yielding MSFKNSQGVAADGTLVRLSRQNVVFEVYNPYSIVQLSEVLDELKIHQGNRATYEGRAVITGLLNTGLILIVSASLVDPWSDLKDLHPGETLRSFVRDFVSDWDDANARVGDRFRNSVSNLRNYLQELRRWLEHWEMEADIDRESNSRRVLDFVVDVDQEIYPKFADLNGEFEEATREVPRKDAPFHRALAQRELHPLLMVSPFMNRAFNKPLGYAGDFEMVRMMLNDPWEGTNTYAKLVNASALRHDAPAAHRNRIELLEKAITRETKYALATRSGFLASPNVQAGDVQPLPGRVQILNIGCGPAEEVARFMHHDSVSEKADFRLVDFNRETLDHVEANLLPKARRVRPEMKLVTEQRSVHEILKMSQESGHENAFKQKYDMVYCAGLFDYLRDATCGFLLELFYEWVHPGGLVLVTNVTPNHSSVAMMGMVLDWNLELRNQQEMKELAPQLGGQETYVDDTGVNVFLEIRKPSE